A single region of the Palaemon carinicauda isolate YSFRI2023 chromosome 17, ASM3689809v2, whole genome shotgun sequence genome encodes:
- the LOC137656636 gene encoding DNA polymerase delta catalytic subunit-like, which yields MSCKISKLRQFFENGDNKNRFLQEWNRPAAPLSTPNTNKLCFQQMDIDYYIGYPVRKKECGGYNMQQQQQQVPIIRLFGLNDIGNTICCNVFGFFPYIYVSVTLLDSQKQVSYSDQIKRALNRKIYLNETKDQIKLKEYVLSVDRVFKQSIYGYQEKKSSSSLCFFKVTVALPKLISIAKIILENGLVIDKHPTHFRVYESNVDFTLRFMTDAQMPGCCWIELPIGEWEIKNNETNFKNTTCQLEVNVFEWEKIIIYEPEGEWASIAPLRILSFDIECGGRRGIFPEPEIDPVIQIGNVVTRHGETEPFISVVFTLNSCAPIVGSKIFSFQEEKEMLENWSKFLLFIDPDIITGYNINNFDLPYLLNRAKHLNLPVFAHLGRVKGIKSTILDTITQNKQTGKRNNKIINIDGRCLMDLLTIILKEHKLRSYTLNSVSYHFLNEQKEDVHHSIISELQNGNDQTRKRLAEYCLKDSILPLKLLNKLMCVVNYIEMARVTGIPLSYVINRGQQIKIFSQILRKAKEQNLVLPVFDKKESFEYEGATVIEPKRGYYNVPIVTLDFVSLYPSIMIAHNLCYTTFIDKRYINQMALKTDDYIITPSNNYFVKCHKRKGLIPEILESFLIARKKAKIALKNEEDPWKKKVFDGRQLAYKILANSVYGFTGAQIGKLPCLDISQSVTAFGRTMISFTKNKIEEKYNNAIVIYGDTDSVMINFGVETLEEAINLGKEAANHVTQSFIKPIKLDFEKIYFPYLLINKKRYAGLYYTNANTYDKIDCKGLETIRRDNCPLVARVINTCLKKILIDRNPIEALNFVKQTISKLLCNEIDISQLVVTKELTKKAEEYKGKQIHNELAIKLRKRDAGSAPKLGDRIPYVIICGFKKSPIYERAEDPIYVLENNIPLDYDYYLKHQLSKPLIRIFEPILGDKTESYILIGEHTQKKSLPTSRVGPLSKFFPIHPTCINCKIPLLKRKIVPDDVEYNALCNNCKVHETDLYTHHIEKLATLEKKFNQFWTECQRCQGSLIKEVICSNRDCPIFYMRKKTEIDFFGQKKIIDRFGLPQ from the coding sequence ATGAGTTGTAAAATAAGCAAATTGCGGCAATTTtttgaaaatggtgataataaaaatagGTTCCTCCAAGAATGGAATAGGCCAGCAGCACCATTATCAACTCCCAATACAAATAAATTGTGTTTTCAGCAGATGGATATTGATTATTATATTGGTTATCCGGTAAGAAAAAAGGAATGTGGTGGTTATaatatgcagcagcagcagcagcaggtaccCATAATAAGATTATTTGGATTAAATGATATAGGGAATACTATTTGTTGTAATGTATTTggattttttccttatatatatgtttctgtgactTTATTAGATTCACAAAAACAAGTTTCATATTCAGACCAAATAAAAAGGGCCCTGAATCGAAAAATCTACTTGAATGAAACAAAAGatcaaattaaattaaaggaatacGTATTAAGTGTAGATAGGGTGTTTAAACAAAGTATATatggatatcaagaaaaaaaatcatcgtcATCATTGTGTTTTTTTAAAGTTACTGTGGCTTTACCAAAATTAATATCTATAGCTAAGATTATTCTTGAAAATGGGTTAGTGATAGATAAACATCCCACTCACTTTCGGGTTTACGAATCAAATGTTGATTTTACACTTAGATTTATGACAGATGCTCAGATGCCTGGTTGTTGTTGGATCGAGTTACCTATTGGTGAgtgggaaataaaaaataatgagacaaattttaaaaatactacttgTCAATTAGAGGTTAACGTTTTTGAgtgggaaaaaataattatttatgaacCCGAAGGAGAATGGGCGTCTATTGCCCCACTCAGAATATTATCTTTTGATATTGAGTGTGGGGGAAGACGGGGAATATTTCCAGAACCCGAAATAGATCCGGTCATACAAATTGGAAATGTTGTTACGCGGCACGGAGAGACTGAGCCATTCATAAGTGTTGTTTTTACTTTGAATAGTTGTGCTCCCATTGTGGGCTCTAAGATTTTTTCAtttcaggaagaaaaagaaatgttagaaAATTGGTCAAAATTCCTATTGTTTATTGACCCCGATATCATTActggatataatattaataattttgatttaccataTTTACTTAACCGCGCCAAGCATTTAAACTTGCCAGTATTTGCTCATTTAGGAAGggtaaaaggaataaaatctacAATATTAGATACCATaacccaaaacaaacaaacaggaaaaagaaataacaaaatcattaaCATAGATGGACGGTGTTTAATGGACCTTTTAACGATAATACTAAAAGAACACAAACTTCGGTCATATACTTTAAATTCTGTATCTTATCATTTTCTTAACGAACAAAAAGAAGATGTTCATCATTCTATAATTTCTGAATTACAAAATGGTAATGATCAGACTAGAAAAAGACTGGCTGAATATTGTTTAAAAGATTCTATTCTTCctttaaaattattgaataaattgatGTGTGTAGTCAATTATATAGAAATGGCACGCGTAACGGGCATTCCTTTATCATATGTTATAAATAGAGGACAACAGATTAAAATTTTTTCACAAATACTAAGAAAAGCCAAAGAACAGAATTTAGTATTACCGGTGTTTGATAAAAAGGAGAGTTTTGAATATGAAGGAGCTACAGTTATTGAACCAAAAAGAGGATATTATAACGTTCCAATCGTTACTTTAGACTTTGTATCATTATATCCATCGATAATGATAGCACATAATCTGTGTTATACAACCtttattgataaaagatatattaatcaaatggCTCTGAAAACTGACGATTATATCATTACACCTTctaataattattttgtaaaatgtcatAAGCGCAAGGGATTAATTCCAGAAATTTTAGAATCCTTTTTAATTGCTCGTAAGAAGgcgaaaattgcattaaaaaacgaagAAGATCCATGGAAAAAGAAAGTCTTTGATGGTAGACAACTGGCATATAAAATATTGGCTAATTCTGTTTATGGTTTTACGGGCGCACAAATTGGTAAATTGCCGTGTTTAGATATATCACAAAGTGTTACGGCGTTTGGAAGAACGATGATTTCTTTTACCAAAAAcaagattgaagaaaaatataacaatgctATAGTTATATATGGTGATACCGATTCTGTTATGATTAATTTTGGAGTTGAAACTTTAGAAGAGGCCATAAATTTGGGCAAGGAGGCGGCAAATCATGTGACTCAGTCTTTTATCAAGCCAATCAAActtgattttgaaaaaatatatttcccttacttgcttattaataaaaaaagatatgctGGTCTTTATTATACAAATGCTAATACTTATGATAAAATAGATTGCAAGGGGCTAGAAACAATTCGTAGAGACAATTGCCCACTCGTGGCTAGGGTCATAAATACTTGtctgaaaaaaatcttaattgataGAAACCCAATAGAAGCCCTTAATTTTGTCAAACAAACCATATCAAAATTACTTTGTAATGAGATTGACATCTCTCAATTAGTTGTTACAAAGGAGTTAACAAAAAAAGCAGAAGAATATAAGGGAAAGCAAATTCACAATGAGCTAGCcatcaaattaagaaaaagagatgCCGGTAGTGCTCCAAAACTTGGCGATAGAATTCCATACGTTATTATATGTGGATTTAAAAAAAGTCCTATTTATGAAAGGGCCGAAGATCCAATATAtgtattagaaaataatattccattagattatgattattatttaaaacatcaatTAAGTAAGCCACTTATTAGAATATTTGAACCTATTCTCGGTGATAAAACCGAATCTTATATATTAATAGGAGAGCATACACAAAAAAAGAGTTTACCAACAAGTAGAGTAGGACCATTAAGTAAATTTTTTCCAATACATCCAACttgtataaattgtaaaattcctttattaaaaagaaaaatagtacccGATGATGTAGAATATAACGCTCTATGTAATAATTGTAAAGTACACGAAACAGATTTGTATACACACCACATTGAAAAATTAGCTACACtcgaaaaaaaattcaatcaattttggaCTGAATGTCAAAGGTGTCAAGGATCATTAATTAAAGAAGTTATATGCAGTAATCGTGACTGTCCTATTTTTTATATGCGtaaaaagacagaaatagatttttttggtcaaaaaaaaattatcgatcGTTTTGGCTTGCCACAatag